From Diospyros lotus cultivar Yz01 chromosome 4, ASM1463336v1, whole genome shotgun sequence, a single genomic window includes:
- the LOC127800468 gene encoding sugar transport protein 8-like has product MAEEVVTYKSRTTVYVLACWILAAFGGLMFGYDIGISGGVSAMDDFLIKFFPKVHERKLHAKEDNYCKYDDQLLQLFTSSLYLAALVASFGASKACTVLGRKPTILVASTFFLAGAGLSAGAEFKWMLILGRILFGIGVGFGNEAVPVFLSEIAPVQLRGAVNILFQLFVTIGIFIANLVNYRTSEMHPNGWRVSLGLAAIPGFVLFCGSMILTETPASLVERGNEARGKAALKKIRGVEQVDAEFEEIKNACEIAKQVKQPFKKLMKRSSRPPLIIGIMMQVFQQCTGINAIMFYAPVLFQTMGFKNNASLLSAVITGIVNVASTFVSIFAVDKIGRRKLLLQACVQMFIAQASIGAILLVHLKTTGSLDKGLAALVVVLVCVFVMSFAWSWGPLGWLIPSETFPLETRTAGFAFAVSSNMLFTFLIAQAFLSMLCHMKAYIFFFFSAWILAMGIFVVFLLPETKGVPIDSIAERVWKQHPVWKKFMDDDSPKVYEMAA; this is encoded by the exons ATGGCAGAAGAGGTTGTGACGTACAAATCGAGAACCACTGTTTATGTGCTAGCATGTTGGATCCTCGCAGCCTTTGGAGGCCTGATGTTCGGCTATGACATTGGCATTTCAG GTGGGGTGTCGGCCATGGATGATTTCTTGATCAAATTCTTCCCAAAAGTTCATGAGAGGAAACTCCACGCCAAGGAAGACAACTACTGCAAGTACGACGATCAGCTACTTCAGCTTTTCACCTCCTCCTTGTACCTGGCCGCCCTTGTTGCAAGCTTCGGAGCATCGAAGGCCTGCACCGTGCTTGGCCGGAAACCCACGATTCTAGTGGCCTCAACGTTTTTCTTGGCCGGAGCCGGTCTCAGCGCCGGAGCTGAATTTAAATGGATGTTGATCCTTGGAAGGATTCTCTTTGGCATTGGAGTTGGTTTTGGCAACGAG GCCGTTCCGGTGTTCTTATCGGAGATTGCACCGGTCCAACTGAGAGGGGCAGTGAACATTCTCTTCCAACTCTTCGTAACCATTGGGATTTTCATAGCCAACCTTGTGAACTATCGGACTTCAGAGATGCACCCAAATGGATGGAGGGTGTCACTAGGCCTGGCTGCCATCCCGGGATTCGTCCTATTCTGCGGCTCGATGATCCTGACAGAAACTCCGGCCAGCCTGGTCGAGCGAGGGAACGAAGCCCGAGGCAAGGCGGCGCTGAAGAAGATCCGGGGTGTCGAACAAGTCGATGCGGAATTTGAAGAGATCAAGAACGCGTGCGAGATTGCAAAGCAAGTCAAGCAGCCGTTCAAGAAGCTGATGAAGCGATCCAGCAGGCCCCCTCTGATCATCGGCATCATGATGCAAGTATTCCAGCAGTGTACAGGGATCAATGCCATCATGTTCTATGCCCCTGTTTTGTTCCAAACCATGGGGTTCAAGAACAATGCCTCTCTGTTATCCGCAGTTATAACTGGAATTGTGAATGTGGCCAGCACTTTTGTTTCCATCTTTGCTGTCGATAAGATTGGGCGGAGGAAGCTGCTTCTCCAGGCCTGCGTCCAGATGTTCATCGCTCAG GCAAGTATCGGTGCCATCCTGCTGGTTCATTTGAAAACCACCGGCTCGCTTGACAAAGGGCTGGCGGCGTTGGTGGTGGTGCTGGTGTGCGTATTCGTCATGAGCTTCGCCTGGTCATGGGGGCCTCTCGGTTGGCTCATACCGAGCGAGACGTTCCCCCTCGAGACACGAACCGCCGGCTTTGCCTTCGCCGTGAGCTCCAACATGCTCTTCACTTTCCTCATAGCTCAAGCCTTCTTGTCAATGCTCTGCCATATGAAAGCCtacatattcttcttcttctcggcTTGGATTCTGGCCATGGGAATTTTTGTGGTCTTCCTGCTGCCGGAGACCAAGGGCGTCCCCATCGACTCCATTGCCGAGAGGGTGTGGAAGCAGCATCCGGTGTGGAAAAAGTTCATGGACGATGACAGTCCAAAGGTCTATGAGATGGCAGCCTAA
- the LOC127799603 gene encoding sugar transport protein 8-like, protein MVSTHTTFNSKVTIYVVSCWIFAAFGGLMFGYDIGVSGGVTSMDDFLIKFFPRVHERKLHAKEDNYCKYDDQLLQLFTSSLYLAALVASFGASKACSALGRKPTILIASTFFLAGAALSAAAEHHWILIIGRILFGIGVGFGNEAVPLFLTEVAPVQHRGAVNILFQLFVTMGILFANLVNYGVSTLHPNGWRVALGVAGTPALVLFIGSLVITETPASLVERGKETQGKEALKKIRGLDDVDAEYEQIKEACERAKLVKDPFKKLTKLSSMPPLIIGISMQVFQQFTGINAIMFYAPVLFQTLGFKNDASLLSAVITGSVNVLATFVSIYAVDKVGRRKLLIQACAQMLISQVAIAGILLVHLKTTGTLTRGLAAVVVLLVCLFVMSFAWSWGPLGWLIPSETFPLETRTAGFAFAVSANMLFTFIIAQAFLSMLCHMKAAIFLFFSAWIVLMGLFVVFLLPETKGVPIDSITETVWKKHPVWKKFMNEKKGHQALDQWPKLIL, encoded by the exons ATGGTGAGTACACATACAACATTCAACTCAAAAGTAACTATTTATGTGGTTTCATGCTGGATTTTTGCTGCCTTTGGAGGCCTAATGTTTGGTTATGACATTGGCGTTTCTG GCGGTGTCACTTCCATGGATGACTTCTTGATCAAATTCTTCCCACGAGTTCATGAAAGGAAGCTTCATGCCAAGGAGGACAACTACTGCAAATACGATGATCAGCTGCTCCAGCTCTTCACTTCTTCCTTGTATCTTGCTGCTCTTGTCGCAAGCTTCGGCGCCTCAAAAGCGTGTAGCGCGCTTGGTCGAAAGCCCACAATTCTGATTGCATCGACATTCTTCCTGGCAGGGGCTGCCCTGAGTGCTGCAGCCGAACATCATTGGATTCTGATCATTGGCAGGATTCTCTTTGGCATAGGAGTAGGATTTGGCAATGAG GCAGTTCCATTGTTCTTAACAGAGGTTGCGCCGGTCCAGCACAGGGGGGCTGTCAACATTCTCTTCCAGCTCTTTGTAACGATGGGAATCCTGTTCGCCAATCTCGTGAACTATGGCGTGTCAACCCTGCATCCTAATGGATGGAGGGTAGCTTTGGGCGTGGCGGGCACTCCTGCTCTAGTCCTATTTATCGGTTCACTGGTCATCACTGAGACACCGGCGAGCCTGGTTGAGCGAGGAAAAGAAACCCAAGGCAAAGAAGCGCTCAAGAAGATCAGGGGTCTGGATGATGTAGATGCTGAATATGAGCAAATCAAAGAGGCCTGCGAGCGGGCCAAACTAGTCAAGGATCCATTCAAGAAGCTCACAAAGCTATCGAGCATGCCCCCGCTGATCATTGGCATTTCAATGCAAGTCTTCCAGCAGTTCACAGGGATTAATGCCATCATGTTCTATGCACCGGTCCTGTTCCAAACTCTCGGGTTCAAGAACGATGCTTCGCTCTTGTCAGCCGTCATTACTGGAAGCGTGAATGTTTTGGCCACTTTCGTCTCCATCTACGCTGTTGACAAGGTCGGGAGGAGGAAGCTGCTTATCCAAGCTTGCGCCCAGATGCTCATCAGCCAG GTGGCCATCGCCGGGATTCTGCTAGTCCACTTGAAGACGACAGGGACTCTGACACGGGGCTTGGCAGCCGTGGTGGTGCTGCTGGTGTGCCTATTCGTGATGAGCTTCGCGTGGTCGTGGGGGCCTCTCGGGTGGCTGATACCCAGTGAGACATTCCCTCTCGAGACGCGAACTGCAGGCTTCGCCTTCGCTGTCAGCGCCAACATGCTCTTCACTTTCATCATCGCTCAGGCCTTCTTGTCAATGCTGTGCCATATGAAAGCCGCcatatttctcttcttctcgGCCTGGATTGTGCTCATGGGGCTCTTCGTGGTTTTCCTATTGCCAGAGACGAAGGGCGTGCCCATTGACTCCATTACTGAGACTGTGTGGAAGAAGCATCCAGTTTGGAAGAAGTTCATGAATGAGAAGAAGGGCCACCAAGCATTGGATCAGTGGCctaaattaatattatag
- the LOC127800470 gene encoding mavicyanin-like — translation MELGVKSRVIGLLVAIFAGLQVSSASVYKVGDSAGWTTIGNVDYKQWAATKTFQLGDVIIFQYNPQFHNVMRVNHTGYRSCNASNPIATHTSGNDSITINTHGHHFFMCGVPGHCQAGQKVDINVLHTPVAPPPSVTPISPSPPGATTPAPSPSSTDPSRSLPGLLTALALSMSVSVAFA, via the exons ATGGAGTTGGGTGTGAAGAGCAGAGTAATTGGTCTGTTAGTGGCCATTTTTGCTGGATTGCAGGTTTCTTCTGCATCTGTTTACAAGGTGGGAGATTCAGCTGGCTGGACCACCATTGGCAATGTTGATTACAAGCAGTGGGCTGCTACCAAGACCTTCCAACTTGGAGATGTCATCA TTTTCCAGTACAATCCTCAATTCCACAATGTGATGCGAGTCAACCACACCGGCTACAGATCCTGCAATGCATCCAACCCTATCGCCACCCACACAAGCGGGAACGACTCCATCACCATCAACACCCACGGCCACCACTTCTTCATGTGTGGCGTCCCCGGCCATTGCCAGGCTGGACAGAAGGTCGATATAAACGTGCTTCATACTCCGGTGGCTCCACCCCCATCGGTTACCCCTATTTCTCCCTCACCTCCTGGTGCTACCACGCCTGCGCCTTCTCCTAGCAGCACTGATCCATCGCGTTCCCTGCCCGGGCTTCTGACTGCGCTGGCGTTGTCCATGTCTGTTTCTGTAGCTTTTGCCTAA